From a single Shewanella donghaensis genomic region:
- a CDS encoding hybrid sensor histidine kinase/response regulator produces MNLTLVVAVIAICYVSLLFILAWGAERWFSKITKKVQVWIYGLSLAVYCSSWSFLGTVGQSANDLWSFLPIYLGPILVFTLGFGVLRKMVLVSKAQNITSVADFIAARYGKSQTLAAIVTLIALFGIMPYIALQLKAMVFSLNLFQPEQLPINDASVPMVMTFILAIFAILFGTRKLDATEHNPGMMVAIAFESLIKLAAFLIVGVVITYGFFDGFTDIWQQAAEKDLIKNETLNIGGFLPKMIVGIAAFMCMPRQFHVMVVECAEEKVLNKARWIFPLYLAMFGLFVAPLALAGKLLLGDTVAADTYVINLPLALDQPVLAVIALLGTLSAATGMVIVAVVTISVMISNEWLVPFMLRSGKISGTNFNQFARFLLNARRLAIVIILGLGYLSYLLLGNNESLSHLGQLSFGAFAQLAPALLGGLYWKYGNRSGVFLGLAVGFSLWCYILFEGSVGSSGDTGLLASITPQVDDTLLALLANVTFYILGSLWFRAGVAERIQASNFINPGVSKKQTNRKHTAISQQDLLILASRFVSPTRAYESFSQYSPEAVRSDSWHKVADEALVSHTEHMLAGVLGASSASLVMDSVLQGRDLALDEVFSLVDEASSKIILSQDMLRGAIEHAYEGMSVVDKDLSLVAWNFKYSELYDYPEGFLQQGMPISEVVRFNAARGYCGEGDIETQVDIRVQHMRNGTEHISERQRRDGKVIKIQGNPMPDGGFVMTFTDITQYRKQEKALIEANETLESRVKERTYELAMLNSELLEAKAQEEMANASKSRFLAAVGHDLMQPLNAARLFTASLAQYPNLDQEGKTTLSHINNSLRTAGELLTDLLDISKLDSGMVDVNRRDFAIADLLNGLAVEFDAMAKDNQIRFNMIPCNATVNSDLSLLRRILQNFLTNAYRYAKGGKVLMGCRHRGKFLEIQVLDTGCGIDENETEEIFKEFKRLNNPSSQNVSGLGLGLAIADRISKVLDHQILLSSKLGQGSVFSIIVPLGETVSVKSVNPVPSLTQPLAGVKVLCIDNEEAILAGLESLLTRWKCEVICATDLADARIKLGLKGVAPDIVLADYHLDNDQNGVDAMDGIRSRYGEHLPGILITANTNKDLVDDVQKRGYHYMAKMIKPAALRALISSLVK; encoded by the coding sequence ATGAATTTAACCTTAGTCGTTGCTGTCATTGCAATTTGCTATGTGTCATTACTGTTTATACTTGCGTGGGGCGCTGAACGTTGGTTTAGTAAGATCACCAAAAAAGTTCAAGTATGGATATACGGCTTAAGTCTAGCGGTTTACTGCTCATCATGGAGCTTCTTAGGCACAGTTGGTCAATCTGCAAACGATTTGTGGTCTTTTCTACCGATTTATCTCGGACCCATTTTAGTATTTACCCTCGGTTTTGGGGTATTACGTAAAATGGTATTAGTGTCAAAAGCACAAAATATCACCTCGGTTGCCGATTTTATTGCTGCGCGATATGGCAAATCTCAAACCCTAGCTGCCATCGTTACTTTAATCGCACTTTTCGGCATCATGCCCTACATCGCATTGCAGCTTAAAGCGATGGTATTCAGTCTCAATTTATTCCAACCAGAACAATTACCTATAAACGATGCTAGTGTGCCTATGGTAATGACATTTATTCTCGCTATCTTTGCTATTTTGTTTGGCACTCGTAAACTGGATGCCACAGAACATAACCCAGGCATGATGGTCGCCATTGCGTTTGAATCATTAATTAAATTAGCTGCTTTTCTTATTGTTGGTGTCGTAATCACTTACGGATTTTTTGATGGTTTTACTGACATATGGCAGCAAGCAGCTGAAAAAGATCTGATTAAAAATGAAACGTTAAATATCGGTGGTTTCTTGCCAAAAATGATTGTCGGTATAGCCGCCTTTATGTGCATGCCAAGGCAGTTCCATGTGATGGTGGTGGAATGCGCCGAAGAAAAAGTATTGAACAAAGCCCGCTGGATATTTCCACTGTATTTAGCCATGTTCGGATTATTTGTTGCGCCGTTAGCTCTCGCTGGAAAGTTATTGCTTGGCGATACCGTCGCAGCAGATACTTATGTGATTAACTTACCCTTAGCACTTGATCAGCCTGTACTTGCCGTTATCGCACTGTTAGGTACGCTTTCAGCCGCGACAGGCATGGTAATTGTTGCCGTAGTGACGATTAGCGTCATGATCAGTAATGAATGGTTAGTGCCATTCATGCTGCGCTCAGGAAAAATCAGCGGAACTAACTTTAACCAGTTTGCTCGGTTCCTATTAAATGCGCGCCGCTTAGCCATTGTCATCATTCTGGGGTTAGGCTACTTAAGTTACCTTTTACTTGGCAATAATGAGTCCTTATCTCATCTTGGGCAGCTATCCTTTGGCGCTTTCGCGCAATTAGCGCCGGCACTACTTGGTGGCTTATATTGGAAGTATGGTAACCGCTCAGGGGTATTCTTAGGGTTAGCGGTTGGTTTTTCATTGTGGTGTTATATTTTATTTGAAGGCAGTGTTGGCTCCAGTGGTGATACGGGTTTACTCGCATCAATAACGCCACAGGTGGATGACACATTACTTGCGCTGCTGGCGAATGTGACCTTTTATATATTGGGCTCGTTATGGTTTAGAGCTGGCGTAGCTGAACGTATTCAAGCCAGTAACTTTATTAATCCAGGTGTCAGTAAAAAACAGACCAATCGCAAACACACCGCAATTTCACAGCAAGATCTATTGATACTTGCCAGCCGCTTTGTCAGTCCTACTCGTGCATATGAAAGTTTTAGTCAATACTCCCCTGAAGCTGTCCGCAGTGATTCTTGGCACAAAGTCGCTGATGAAGCGCTTGTGTCTCACACTGAGCATATGCTTGCCGGTGTCTTAGGGGCTTCCAGTGCGTCCTTGGTGATGGATTCAGTACTTCAAGGGCGTGATTTAGCCCTCGATGAAGTGTTTAGTTTGGTTGATGAAGCCTCATCAAAAATCATTTTAAGCCAAGATATGTTACGCGGCGCCATTGAACATGCTTACGAAGGCATGAGCGTGGTAGATAAAGACTTGAGTCTAGTGGCATGGAACTTCAAATACTCTGAGCTTTATGATTACCCCGAGGGGTTTTTACAACAAGGGATGCCAATTAGCGAGGTGGTGCGCTTTAATGCTGCTAGAGGCTATTGTGGTGAAGGAGACATTGAAACCCAAGTGGATATTCGTGTGCAACATATGCGCAATGGCACCGAACATATTTCTGAGCGACAACGTCGAGATGGCAAAGTCATTAAGATTCAAGGTAACCCCATGCCGGATGGTGGTTTCGTGATGACCTTTACTGATATTACGCAGTACCGCAAACAAGAGAAAGCCTTAATTGAGGCCAATGAAACCCTTGAAAGCCGCGTAAAAGAACGTACTTACGAGCTTGCAATGTTGAACAGTGAATTGCTCGAAGCTAAAGCTCAAGAAGAAATGGCCAATGCCTCTAAAAGTCGATTTCTTGCCGCGGTAGGCCATGATTTAATGCAACCGCTTAATGCAGCAAGGTTATTTACTGCCTCATTAGCGCAATACCCCAATTTAGATCAAGAAGGTAAAACTACCTTGTCGCACATTAATAATTCACTGCGCACCGCAGGGGAGTTATTAACTGATTTACTGGACATTTCAAAACTCGATTCTGGCATGGTTGATGTTAATCGCCGTGACTTTGCTATTGCTGACTTACTCAATGGACTGGCAGTAGAATTTGATGCCATGGCAAAAGATAATCAAATCCGCTTTAACATGATCCCATGTAATGCCACTGTCAATTCTGATTTATCATTGTTAAGACGAATTTTGCAAAATTTCTTAACTAATGCTTATCGCTATGCAAAAGGTGGCAAGGTGTTAATGGGCTGCCGCCATCGTGGTAAGTTCTTAGAAATCCAAGTACTTGATACGGGTTGTGGTATTGATGAAAATGAAACTGAAGAAATTTTTAAAGAGTTTAAGCGTTTAAATAACCCAAGTAGTCAAAATGTCAGTGGCCTAGGGCTGGGGTTAGCGATTGCCGATAGGATTAGTAAAGTGCTTGATCATCAAATATTGCTATCGTCCAAATTAGGGCAAGGGTCTGTTTTTTCAATCATAGTGCCATTAGGTGAAACTGTGAGCGTAAAGTCAGTTAATCCAGTGCCGTCACTAACCCAACCTTTAGCGGGGGTAAAAGTGCTTTGTATCGATAACGAAGAAGCCATTCTTGCAGGGCTTGAAAGTTTACTCACGCGCTGGAAATGTGAGGTTATCTGTGCGACTGATTTGGCTGATGCCCGAATAAAGCTAGGGTTAAAAGGCGTGGCTCCAGATATCGTATTGGCCGATTATCATCTAGATAACGATCAAAATGGTGTCGATGCTATGGATGGTATTCGTTCTCGATATGGCGAACATTTACCTGGTATCTTGATAACGGCTAATACCAACAAAGATTTAGTTGACGATGTTCAAAAGCGCGGGTATCACTATATGGCTAAAATGATAAAACCTGCCGCTTTGCGGGCGTTAATATCCAGTTTAGTTAAATAG
- a CDS encoding glutathione S-transferase family protein yields the protein MKVYGDEKSGNCYKIKLTLSLLNIDYHWHAIDLMAGETKTDQYLAKNPHGKLPIIELDDGRVLAESNAIIGYLAANSSLIPTDEFEKALMYQWLFFEQYSHEPCIAVARFIQLYQGMPAERLAEYESLHVTGAGVLTLLDNHLVDHRFMIGQQFTLADIALYAYTHVAHEGGFNLASYPNIQQWLANVEQQSGFIGMFD from the coding sequence ATAAAGGTCTATGGTGATGAGAAATCAGGTAACTGTTACAAGATAAAATTAACCTTGTCTTTGCTCAATATTGACTATCATTGGCATGCCATAGATTTAATGGCGGGTGAAACTAAAACTGATCAATATTTGGCTAAAAATCCTCATGGTAAATTACCGATAATTGAGCTGGATGATGGTAGAGTATTGGCAGAATCTAACGCTATTATTGGTTATTTGGCCGCTAATTCATCATTAATACCCACTGACGAATTTGAAAAAGCGTTAATGTATCAGTGGTTATTCTTCGAGCAATACTCCCATGAACCTTGTATTGCAGTGGCGAGGTTTATTCAGCTCTATCAAGGTATGCCAGCAGAACGTTTAGCAGAATATGAGTCATTACATGTTACAGGGGCTGGTGTACTGACATTGCTGGACAATCATCTTGTTGATCATCGATTTATGATAGGACAACAATTTACTTTGGCAGATATAGCACTGTACGCCTACACACACGTAGCTCATGAAGGGGGATTTAATTTAGCTTCTTATCCCAATATTCAGCAGTGGTTAGCTAATGTAGAGCAGCAGTCTGGTTTTATTGGAATGTTTGATTAA